Within Lolium rigidum isolate FL_2022 chromosome 5, APGP_CSIRO_Lrig_0.1, whole genome shotgun sequence, the genomic segment gaatATTGTGTCGCCATTCCTCATACGGTAGTGCCGGCAGCGGCGTCAAATTGGGGgctgccggtgaagatgctctaagtgaGGATGCTCATATTTTTGCTAAGAAAAGCGAAATTGCAAACTGGGGCTATGAGATATTTTATTGACATGACAGGTAAGCTAAGGCAGAAAACGATAAGAAAGATAGAAGGTACTGGTCGCCTAGTGGATTCCCTGATAAAATAAAGAAATCACTCGGTCACTCTCGAAGTCTCCCTCTTCTCTGCTTCCCCCTTGGCTCGCCGTCTCCAGCCTGTGTCCTCTCAGCCACCGCCTCGCTCGCCGCGTTTTGCCCCCTGCGCGCCACCACCTATCTATAAGTACGCGCTCCCGATACCATTCCGCTCAAATTTCTCAGCGCAGAGCAAAACCACTTCACTTCAGCAACCAAAACATCCATCACTTCGGAGGCCAAAGAACAGAGGCATAAGCTCCTTGTCGGAGTGTGAATCGAGCAGAGCATGAAGATGTGTCCGATCAAGGAGGAGATGAGCGGGGAGTCGGGTTCGCCGCGCAGCGTGGACTGCAACTCCCCCTCGACGTCCTCGGAGCAGCAGACGCAGCTGGCGGCCTGGACGAAGCGGCCGGCGGGGCGGACCAAGTTCAGGGAGACGCGGCACCCGGTGTACCGCGGCGTGCGGCGCAGGGGCAATGCCGGGCGCTGGGTGTGCGAGGTGCGCGTCCCCGGCAGGCAAGGGAGCAGGCTCTGGgtcggcaccttcgacaccgcCCAGATCGCCGCGCGCGCGCACGACGCCGCCATGCTCGCCCTGGCGGGCCCCGGGGCCGCCCGCCTCAACTTCGCCGACTCCGCCCAGCTGCTCGCCGTGCCGGCATCCTACAGCAGCCTCGAGGAGGTGCGCCAGGCCGTCACCGGGGCCGTCGAGGGCTTCGAACGGCGCCAGGCGCTGGGCGAGGAGGACGCTCTGTCCGGCACTTCCCCCTCGACGCCCTCCTCCCCACTGACCGACGACGAGGAGTCGTCCTCGCGGGCCGAGGACTCGCCGTTCGAGCTGGACGTGGTGAGCGACATGGGCTGGGACCTGTACTACGCGAGCTTGGCGCAGGGGATGCTCATGGAGTTGCCGCCTTCGCTGGCCACGGCCGCCGCTCTCAGCGATTGCGGCGAGGCCAGCTTCACCGATGTGCCGCTCTGGAGCTACCAGAGCTAGCTCGCCGTGGCAGTGCTAGGGGTAGTTTGAATTTCGCTTTTTCTTGTCTTGGCTTCCGATGCCGAAAGCTTGGCGCTGTACGGTCGCTGCTTGCAGTTTCTGGTAATGTGATCCTGCAGATTGGGGAAACAGAGCATTGCTTTTGACTATTGACTTTCCTGAATTAGGAGTACTCCGTACTATACAAGGACCGAAGCTTTATGCGGGGAATCTTTGAGCATACCTAATGATTTCGGCCTTTTGTTAAGAAACTTGCTTTAGGTCTTTGCCTTACTTAATTTTTCGAAATGGAGTTTTGTAATGTTGTACTCACTCCATTAAAAAGAATAGTTTCTCAATCTTTTTTTAGATACAAATGTACCCTAAAACATGTCTATATATCTCTGCGTCTAAACAAAATTGAGAAATTCTTTTTTTGGAACGAAGGAAGTACTGAACCCATGTCAGTTAAAAGGATCAGAGGGGGAAGAGCATTTAACAAGTTTTACATTATATCATCTCGCGTAGCAACCTCATGAGCGACGACGTTCTGAGTCCATCTCGCGACCTAGAGATACGGGGAAGACTAACCACCGCGTCGTCATCGAAAGACGCCATGGTGCGCTGCTGGTGTGCCACTCCCTGTCGCTGGTCTCGTAGCCGTGTTCTCCAAGCTTCCGCCGTTCCGGGGCTGCTGCCTCAGACATCTGAGTCCACCCCACACCTCTGTCGTCCGGGGCCGGCCACTGCATTCGATCTGCAGGTACTCACAACGAGAAGGAAGGGGCGGACTAAGAAATCGGGGAAAATCAATTGAATGGGGGCATTACTTGTCTAAATTTTACATAATTCAAAATTTTCATCTGAAATATAAATAAATCATACTCCCTTAGATCCATATTACTTGGCGCtagaatgtactccctccgttcctttttaattgactcaaatttagtacaaagttgtactaaatctgagtcaattaaaaaagaacgaagGGAGTATGTATCTACCATTAAAATCTATCTAGTTACACTTATATTAGTGTCAACTAATATAAATAAGATGTAGCAGTATTAAAATTCAGATTTTTGATTGGGGCCCATGCCATTACTCACTTCTACTTGGGTCCGTGACTGCAAGAAGGGGCAATGAGACAAAGGACCTTGAGATGTAGCTGTAGTGTTTTGGTTGCCTCAATTCTTCACAGCCGCCTCCACGACTTGATTATTTTCTGAGTTATGGAAAGCTAGGCAGGTCAAAGTCAAAGCGCCTGAAAGTTGTTCTCTGCTGAGCGCAGTGATGACTCGTTGCACTGGTCTTTACTAGCTGTGTTTAGCATGCTCGGTTAACTTCCCAAATCCACCACGTGAATGAATTCATCATGGTCAAACGCCGTGGGTAAAACCTCATGCCACTCGCTTTGACAGCTTTTACTTGAGCCATTCCACACGTAGGTGCAGGTCCAAGAGTCCAGGGCCACGGTCTGGAATATGCTGGTCCAAGAGCAACTTTGCTCTGCGAAGCAAAGGTAGCTGTGCACAGCCGTGAAACAAACAACACGGAAGCTGCGTGCCCCCAAGAGCCGAACAAAAACAACTGCCGCGAATAAACAAAGCGCGCCCAGCAGCGCCGAGCTTTTGGGCGCCCACAAATCTATCTATCTGCGGCTCTGCTGCGTCGCAATCGCGTGCGAGTCATCGTCAAACTGGCCGCGCCCATCCTTATCGTGCCGGATAAAATATTGTAGCAGGTGACGAGTATATTCGCGGCGTTCGTATCTGCGTTCTGCCTCCGGTGCTGCTGGCTGGATGCGGCTAAGAAAACGGCTGGCGTGCTGGCGTCACTGTTTTCCCGTAACCAGGGGCATCGATAGTGGCTGCTGGTCACGATTTGTGGCATGTGATGTGCATGTCTTGCTTTAGGGTGTGTTTCCAGTTTGCTTGGAGCTGCCACTTGTTTATTCCTAAAGTGCTGGACTTCGGCCATCACATTATTTTTCTTTTCGAAACAGGGACCGAACAGTCTGCcctatgcaaacatccacttattgCATTAATCAAAGTTATGAAAGTTTGTATCTTGATGGATCACGCCTGGTGTACATAAAAATTATGAGCGGAAAAATAATGAAGCAATGTGCTTAAGCAACTTGAATTATTCTAAAAATTCACTAGCCACTTTAATTTTAGATAGCCCGAGCAACCGTCTTCAGACGACTGCATCCAAAATTTATGGGCGTTCGTTACGCCTCAAATAACAAGGTAGGACCATGTCGTGGGGTATTCCTTGTTGACGTAGATTATCGTTTGGGTGGAACGGTGTAGCCCCTTAGGGTCACCGGTTGCATGTTAATATAGGTGAGGAAAAGCCCCTCACGTGGCTTGTACAGAAAGAGTCCGTATACAATTGGTGTACTGCACCATATTGTATACAGATACATATTACACCTCTAATATCCCCCCTTAATCGAAACCTGGGAGAGGTtgagattacgcttaaactcatctAGTTTCTTGGAGCATAAGGTCTTGGTAAATCCATCTGCTATCTGATCTTTACTGGAGATAAACCTGATGTCAagcaagtgtttagcaacacgctCGCGAACAAAGAaaaaatcaatctcaatgtgcttAGTACGAGCATGAAACACAGATTAGCATGACGTATAGGTGgcaccaagattatcacaccataagcatGGTTTTTCCCTGAGTGTAACGCCAAGTTCTCGAACAAGAGCTTCAACCCAAATCAGCTCAGCAGTGGCATTTGCAAGTGCCTTGTACTCAGCCTCTGTACTAGAGCGAGATACAGTAGGTTGTTTTCGAGCGCTCCAAGAAACCAGATTTGGACCAAGGAATATAGCAAAACCTCCAGTGGAGCGCCTATCATCCAGATCACCTGCCCAATCTGCGTCTGAAAAAGCACTAAGAAGAGTAGAAGGGGACCGCTGAAAAGTAAGTCCAATTGTGCGTGTACCATGAATATATCGAAGGATCCTTTTAACTGCAGACCAATGAGCGGTGGTAGGAGCATGAAGGTACTGACACACCTTATTAACAGAAAAAGCAATATCAGGTCTAGTCATAGTCAGATACTGGAGACCACCAACAATGCTTCTGTAATGAGTAATGTCATCAGGGCCAAGTGGAGAGCCATTGTCAGAGAATCTGTAGTAGACAGTGGCGTTGGACAGGAGGTGCAAGAGCTCATACCAACTCGGCTTAACAAGTCTGAAGCATACTTTTCCTGACTTAATAACAATCCATGTGACTGTTTATGAACTTCAATGCCTAGAAAATAGTGGAGATCGACAAGATCTTTGAGGGCAAACTCAGAATTGAGATTCCGAAGAAGAGCTGTAATAGCCTGATCCGAAGAGCTAGTGACaattatatcatcaacataaataagCATGTAGACAATAACACCTGACTTGTTGAACAAAAATAGGGATGTATCAGCTTTGGATGGAGTGAAACCAAGTTGTTGAAGCTTGTTGCTAAGACGAGAGTACCATGCACAAGGAGCCTGTTTCAAACCATAGAGCGCTTTGTCAAGCTTGCAAACATAATTTGGATTAGCGGAAGACTCAAAACTTGGAGGTTGTTTCATAtaaacttcctcttccagaacaccatgaaggccttgtttacttctagagtatttccacaccctaggggtttggggatgggaggggaaacGGTGAAACTCCCCATTTTACCCAATCCCCACATTTCCCAGCATTTCCCCTCATTTCCCAACCTTTTCCCAGATCCCTCTAGTTACTTTGAtttggggatgagaggggattgAGCTCAGCAAATAAAAAGAGAAACTTTACACACCACAACATGACAATGTACAATCACGTTTGTAAAAAATCAATCTTTGCACTACATGTATGATTGTCTATTGCACAACCCATTCATAACCAAATATTAGTCCTTATTTTGCACCACAATACAAGGAAATATGTAAAGATGAACTCCGTGTTACTCAAAAAATTCCAACATGAAGACAGACCGGAGCTCAAACACATCAAACGTTGTTTCCGAAATACATGAAACTGTTTATGGGATTCTTCATCGGTCCAACTACTGCCAAATGTTGTCACTGATATCAACCCGTTACACAAAATACATATCAAGATAGTCCAAGACTATAAACCTACGATGACAAGATAGCAGATCAACAAACCAACCGAAGTAATTTCTAGTGATATGACTATGCTTAAATGCAAGATCCACACAGAGAAGAAATGGCAGTTCAGAATGATATAAGTGATGACCCAAGGGACCAAGCAGAAGCAATTGTACCGTCCTGTGAGCTTTTAGACAAAATTCAGTTTCATTTTAGTGACACTATAAGTTTTGCTGATGGAAAAACTCTGGATGATGTACTATCTAATAAAGCATCAGGCGCAGGTGTACATGATGAATCTGATTGCAATGTAGGTGAAGAGGGATGGAATGAAATCGATCTTGGAATTAAACcagaaaaccattatgatctttcAAGGCCTCAGACTAGCCTTATTCCTATTCCTGGAAGTGAGTTGCATCTAGGTGATACAAATCTAGAGGCTCTCTACCAAATCTTCGTTCTCACATACAAGATCTTGTAAACTGGTACAAAAACATACCTGAGGATTAAGTTTATAACAACAACAGGATTGAATATATAACCGATCATGTATGTCTCCACTGGAAACCCTTGTTTTGGTCAGATTTCCATTACCAATCATGTATGTGTCCATTAGCAATTTTCAAGAATAACCTCTCAAACTGATCAATTTTCTACAGTTTCTTGTGCAACAATGCGATGAACAATGCAAATATTTTGATCCATCAAGCACCCATTAGCAATTCACTTAGAAGGATCAAAACAAATACATGATccattgatccgtcatgcaccagCGGGTATTGCGGTTCATTCGGAGTTCGGAACACCACCTCTAGAGTTCGGAATTACCTTCGCATTCGGCTCACAACTAGGCATATCGAGATTTTCTTGCATTGACTTGCAATATTTGGTGTGGTGAATTAGTTCAGATTTCACATTGCATACGGAGGCAGTACTAGGCATTCGCCACAGAGGCAGTACCAGGCGGCGCAGTTGCAGCCACCGCTGAGTCAATACGGGGTGGCGCCACAACAGAGGCAGTATGAGGCGGCGCCGGCGTATGCTCAACCAGCGCACCCCATGGCCGTCGGAGCCGCGAGCTCCCGGAGCTCCGTCGCGGACGGCGGCGACACCAAGAACCCTAGGGAAGAGGGGGAAAGGGGCAGGAGGCGCGAGAAACCACCGTGGaccagtcgccggaggaggatctCGTCGGTGCCGTTGTGATTTGCTCATTCTTTCACCCCACCGTCTCCTTTCTCCGCCGCCATCTCGTGTCGCTGCCATCGGCTCCGTCTCTCCCCTTTTCCCGAACAAAACACGAGGGTAACCTCGTGTGTGAGAATACCGGAGGGTGGGGCGTAACAGGTCGGGAAGATCGGGGCTGGGCCGGAAAATTCCCCGAAAAAACCATAGAAGTAAACAGGCCTTTCGGTAATTTCTGGGATTTGGTCGTGGGCCGGTAATTTACCCTCGCAGCCCCTAAAATACCTGACAAGTAAACAAGGCCGAAGGAACGCGTTCTTCACATCTAGCTGCCTTAAACTCTAGCCTCGAGAGACAGATATAGAGAGAACAATCCCGACTGTAGCAATTTTAACAACATGACTGAAAGTATCCTCATAGTCAATGCCGTACCGCTGTTTAAAACCTTTGGCAACAAGCCTGGCTTTATACCTGTCTATAGTACCATCAGCATTTTTCTTGATACGATAGACCCATTTGCAACCAATGACATTGTGTTTGGAACTAGGCGGAACAAGATGCCATGTGTTGTTTGCAAGCAAAGCATTATATTCTTCCTGCATAGCACTGTTCCAGTTTGTGTCTGTAAGAGCCTTAGAAATATTCTTTGGTTCTCCTGTAGATGTTAGCAAAGCATAGCGGACAGTTTCGTTGGTGTATTTTTTCGGGTTGCGAATACCTTTCTGGAGACGCGTTTGCACGCCGGTTGTAGGTGGAGGTGCAGCAGACAGCGACACAGACGATCCTGGCGCAGGCAAATCAGCAGCAGGGCCGGCTCCGGGATCGGTGCTGTCAGCCGACAGCTCATGTCTGTCCACCACTGGCGCAGAATCCTGCGTGGAGGACGCAGCAGTGAGAGGCGACGTGGCGAGGTCCGGTTGGTGAAGAACCGGCGACAGCGACCGGCGGGTCCGCTCGGCGGGACCAGGCGatgatggcgttgccagggagcGCGTGGAGCACGCGTCAGCGGGCGACGTGTCGGCAGTTGACAGGAGCGGACGGGAAGGACTAGGTGTGGCAGGGTCAGGGGCGTGATCCGAGGGAGATTTTTGCAGGGAATCGTCCTCGGGGTCAGCGTCGGCTGACGCTGTTTCTTCGTCCTGTTCTGCATTGTTATTGCATGTACTGTTTTCACCACCGTTTGCACCATTTTGTCCAGAATTTGATGCAGTATGCAAGGGAGGCTCAGCAACAATAACCTGGGGAGATTGAACAGCAGGCAAAACTTGCAAATAATGGTCATTAGTATGCACACTCCTAGTATgtgatgatgatggaggatcATCGGAGGGAAGAAGCAGAATTTCTTCCCGGAGACGACGACCAGCATTAGGATTTAAGGAAGCAAAAGGAAATTGGTTTTCATCAAAAACCACGGCTCTAGAGATATAAACACGACCACTGGCAGGATCTAGACACTTTACCCCTTTGTGACGGGGACTATAACCAAGAAAAACACACTTCTGCGAGCGAAAAAGAGAGTTTATGTTTATTGTAAGGACGAAGATTGGGCCAGCAGGCACAACCAAACACACGGAGAGGTGTATAATCTGGTTTGACTTGAAGGAGTCGTTCTGTGGGTGTGTCAAAATTCAGAACCTTAGTGGGAAGCATATTGATAAGATATGTGGTTGTAATgaaggcattgatacgtctccaacgtatcgataatttcttatgttccatgctacattattgatgatatctacatgttttatacacattatatgtcgtatttacgcattttctggaactaacctattaacaagatgccgaagagccgattcttgttttctagctgtttttggtttcgtaaatcctagtaaggaaatattctcggaattggacgaaatcaacgcccggggtcctatttttgcacgaagcttccggaagaccgaagaggaaaggaagtggggccacgaggtggggacacaccatggcggcgcggcccaagccccggccgcgccgccctagtgtgtgggcccccgtgacgccctttgacctaccctttcgcctacttaaagcctccgtcgcgaaacccccgcatccgagagccacgatacggaaaaccttccggagacgccgccgccacgaatcccatctccggggattcgggagatcgcctccggcaccctgccggagaggggaatcatctcccggaggactcttcatcgccatgatcgcctccggagtgatgagtgagtagttcacccctggactatgggtccatagcagtagctagatggtcgtcttctcctaattgtgcttcattgttggatcttgtgagctgcctaacatgatcaagatcatctatctgtaattctatatgttgtgtttgtcgggattcgatggatagagaatactatgttatggtgattatcaatctatatcttatgtgttgtttatgatcttgcatgctctccattattagtagaggctctggccaagtttttactcttaactccaagagggagtatttatgctcgatagtgggttcatgccttcattgatacctgggacgagtgacggaaagttctaaggttgtgttgtgctcgttgccactagggataaaacattgattctatgtctaaggatgtagttgttgattacattacgcaccatacttaatgcaattgtccgttgctttgcaacttaataccgaaaggggttcggatgataacctcgaaggtggactttttaggcatagatgcggttggatggcggtctatgtactttgtcgtaatgcccaattaaatctcactatatttatcatatcatgtatatgcattgttatgcccttttctatttgtcaattgcccgactgtaatttgttcacccaacatgcttttatcttatgggagagacacctctagtgaactgtggaccccggtcctattctttacatcgcatacaatctacttcaatacttTTTTTTACtggtttcttgcaaacaatcatcttccacacaatacggttaatcctttgttacagcaagccggtgagattgacaacctcactgtttcgttggggcaaagtactttggttgtgttgtgcaagttccacgttggcgccggaatccctggtgttgcgccgcatcacatttcgccaccatcaaccttcaacgtgcttcttggctcctcctggttcgataaaccttggtttctttctgaggaaaaacttgccgctgtgcgcatcatcctcttggggttcccaacggacgtgtacatctacgcgcatcaagcattttttctggcgtcgttgccggggagatcaagacacgctgcaaggggagtctccacttctcaatctctttactttgtttttgtcttgctttattttatttactactttgtttgctgcacctaaacaaaacacacaaaaattagttgctagtttta encodes:
- the LOC124654497 gene encoding dehydration-responsive element-binding protein 1A-like, encoding MKMCPIKEEMSGESGSPRSVDCNSPSTSSEQQTQLAAWTKRPAGRTKFRETRHPVYRGVRRRGNAGRWVCEVRVPGRQGSRLWVGTFDTAQIAARAHDAAMLALAGPGAARLNFADSAQLLAVPASYSSLEEVRQAVTGAVEGFERRQALGEEDALSGTSPSTPSSPLTDDEESSSRAEDSPFELDVVSDMGWDLYYASLAQGMLMELPPSLATAAALSDCGEASFTDVPLWSYQS